A stretch of Cucumis sativus cultivar 9930 chromosome 2, Cucumber_9930_V3, whole genome shotgun sequence DNA encodes these proteins:
- the LOC101219715 gene encoding 30S ribosomal protein S13, chloroplastic → MAQTSAIPLAHSLSLISNSRNFNPLSNTLSFPISNPQVRGLQIKCVRVGGVEIPNNKRVQYSLQYVHGIGRNNAKKILFDLNVENKITKDLSEEELISIRDEVSKYMIEGDLRRFNALAIRRLKEIQCYRGIRHIQGLPCRGQRTKNNCRTLKGKKIAIAGKKKAPR, encoded by the exons ATGGCGCAAACTTCAGCAATCCCACTTGCTCATTCACTCTCCCTCATCTCCAATTCTCGGAACTTCAATCCTCTTTCTAACACTCTCTCCTTCCCCATTTCAAACCCTCAG gTTCGTGGTCTTCAAATCAAGTGTGTACGTGTTGGAGGAGTTGAGATACCGAACAACAAGCGAGTTCAATACTCCCTTCAATATGTACACGGTATCGGTCGCAACAATGCTAAGAAAATACTGTTTGATCTAAACGTGGAGAATAAGATAACCAAGGACTTATCTGAGGAAGAACTAATATCTATCAGAGATGAGGTTTCCAAGTACATGATTGAAGGAGATCTG AGGCGTTTCAATGCACTTGCCATAAGGAGATTGAAAGAAATTCAGTGTTATCGAGGGATTCGACACATTCAGGGGTTGCCTTGCAGAGGGCAGCGAACGAAAAACAATTGCAGAACCTTGAAGGGTAAGAAGATTGCTATTGCAGGAAAGAAGAAGGCTCCTCGTTGA